Proteins encoded together in one Accipiter gentilis chromosome 16, bAccGen1.1, whole genome shotgun sequence window:
- the ANKRD66 gene encoding ankyrin repeat domain-containing protein 66, with amino-acid sequence MTIALLPGTMTELHEAVALGDYDLVDEILRTGRCDPNHKDVDWHDRTPLHWAAAKGQSELVKLLVDHGARHCLRSDVGWTAAHFAAESGRLGVLRTLHSLHAAMDAADLFGDTPKRLAEIYGHRDCSRFLEIAEVESRNYRRTAAMKGIPLDQRDEDWELKKEGLERNPPCSWENYASSAPKKNQKKRGKQKCALPVSCHQQLAMQSEDTG; translated from the exons ATGACCATCGCTCTTTTACCAGGCACCATGACAGAGCTCCATGAAGCCGTGGCTTTGGGGGACTATGACCTGGTGGATGAGATTTTGAGGACAGGGCGCTGTGACCCAAATCACAAGGATGTCGACTGGCATGACAGGACCCCGCTGCACTGGGCTGCTGCAAAAG GGCAATCGGAGCTGGTCAAGCTCCTCGTGGACCACGGCGCCCGGCACTGCCTACGGAGCGACGTGGGCTGGACTGCGGCTCACTTCGCTGCCGAGTCGGGGAGACTGGGGGTGCTTCGCACCCTTCATTCCCTGCACGCTGCCATGGACGCGGCCGACCTCTTTGGCGACACTCCCAAGAGGCTTGCGGAAATCTACGGTCACCGAGACTGCTCCAGGTTCTTAGAAAT AGCAGAGGTGGAGAGCAGAAACTATCGCAGGACAGCTGCAATGAAAGGAATCCCCTTAGACCAGAGAGATGAAGACTGGGAACTCAAGAAAGAAGGGCTTGAGAGAAACCCACCGTGTTCTTGGGAGAACTACGCATCCTCCGctccaaagaaaaatcaaaaaaaaagggggaagcaGAAGTGTGCCCTGCCTGTTTCGTGCCACCAACAACTCGCAATGCAGAGCGAAGACACTGGCTGA